From a region of the Mobula hypostoma chromosome 6, sMobHyp1.1, whole genome shotgun sequence genome:
- the LOC134347509 gene encoding capZ-interacting protein-like: protein MEEKPMSVAAIASKFSLKTSDTVEKDKKCPRGPTRKKPPCSLPLFGNNNVKTESDHNGNEKQPVNEACQHPKLKVKNSSPRIEKLQATLHLSPAALMPGGGPKSPLKPSASPFASPVSTPESPGTRSVSSESDGTPATADQPREAETLQSLHKNRARLSIKRRPPSRRFRRSVTDDVGNSGSSETEQLDNSARQEEPKQSGASEEGNDEVFIDKVQNGNAHSSAEGEAHTSPHLSADHSSEEPEHEMPSDPLTSQSQESEICTAKQDENVKDNDIDSKITLESADKDNETSDTIVHNPEESEPVVSEMSNEELKTEEVNATDIEQQVANAEDVSSGAIE, encoded by the exons atggaagaaaagcCCATGTCAGTTGCTGCAATAGCTTCAAAATTCAGTCTCAAAACCAGTGACACTGTGGAAAAAGACAAG AAATGCCCTAGAGGACCAACCCGTAAGAAGCCTCCTTGCTCGCTTCCTTTGTTTGGTAATAATAATGTGAAAACTGAGAGTGATCACAATGGAAATGAG AAGCAACCAGTTAATGAAGCCTGTCAGCATCCAAAGTTGAAAGTGAAAAATTCCTCTCCTCGCATCGAAAAGCTccag GCTACCTTACATCTCTCCCCGGCTGCTCTCATGCCTGGAGGTGGTCCAAAGAGCCCTTTAAAACCTTCCGCCTCGCCTTTTGCTAGTCCTGTTTCTACTCCTGAAAGCCCTGGAACACGCTCAGTATCCAGTGAATCAGATGGAACTCCAGCTACAGCTGACCAACCCAGAGAGGCAGAAACTTTGCAGAGTTTGCACAAG AATCGAGCTCGTCTATCGATAAAGCGCCGCCCGCCCAGCAGGCGATTCAGAAGGTCCGTCACTGATGACGTGGGGAACTCCGGCTCTTCGGAAACTGAGCAGTTGGACAACTCAGCCAGGCAAGAGGAGCCCAAACAAagtggagcatcagaggaagggaATGATGAGGTTTTTATTGATAAAGTTCAAAATGGAAATGCCCACTCCTCAGCAGAGGGAGAGGCTCATACCTCACCTCACCTCTCAGCTGACCATTCATCTGAAGAACCAGAACACGAGATGCCCAGTGACCCCTTGACTTCTCAAAGCCAGGAGTCTGAAATATGTACTGCTAAACAAGATGAGAATGTCAAAGACAATGATATTGATTCAAAGATTACTCTGGAATCTGCAGATAAAGATAATGAGACCTCTGATACTATTGTTCATAACCCAGAAGAAAGTGAACCTGTTGTTTCTGAGATGTCTAATGAAGAACTGAAAACTGAAGAAGTAAATGCAACAGACATTGAGCAACAGGTTGCCAATGCTGAG GATGTATCTTCCGGAGCAATTGAATAG